CAACTCTTTCCACTCCTCCTCCATTTTTCTCCAATCCATTTCCTCGAATCAAGCCCCCACCGAGCCATTGCCTTCTGAATTTGCAATCTCAGAATCCCGAGCTGAATTTCCAGATGATTCTGTGCTTCTCTCGTTCGAATTAGGGTTTCCGAGCTCGATTCTGCAGTCAAAATGCCTTCCGGCGCCGACGACGGCGCCCAGTACTCGTTTGCGATAGAGTACAAGGGTCCTGCGGTCAGTTACGATCTTCCTCGGGCGGTTCCTATCAACGTCGACAGAATTCCAGTGGCGGCGGTGGTCGGAGGGGTTGCGCTGCCCGAGAAGCTCACCTTGCCGGTGGTCCAGCCGGTGCTTGCGCCCGCAACGTTCTCTAAAGAGCTCAAGGCGTCGAACTCGACGGTGTCTCCGACTTCCGTTTTTGATCGGGGCAGCGAGGATTACACGAAGGAGTTGGAAGGTTCTGAATCGACTGTTTCACGGACGTCGGTGATTGGATTTGAGGAGACTGGTGTGGAGAGTGTGGCTGGGTGTGCGTTGTCCGGTGAATTGAGCAGCTCCGGCCCGTCGGAGTTTTCGAACGGGTTGAATAACAGGTCGGGTGAGTTTTCCGATGTGATTGGTGACGGGAAGGAGAGTGTGGACTTCAACAGTGATTCGAATCGGCCAGAACCTGAGCTGGACTGGGTCTCCACGGAGTCGGTTTTGAGCTTGGACTATCCGTCGTCTCGTGTTTCatccagtaaggctttggattaTGATGCACGGCGGCCGCCGGTGGTGACTTTTCGGGACATTGAGTCGGATGATGGGGCTGATGAAGACGAGGCTGAGGTTGTGCAGGCGAAGCGGGAGCCTCAGAGCAAAGGGAAGAAGAAGGCGTGCTACCGATGTTTGAAGGGGACGAGGTTTACTGAGAAGGAGGTTTGCATTGTTTGTGATGCCAAGTATTGTAGTAGTTGTGTGCTTAGAGCAATGGGATCAATGCCCGAAGGTCGAAAATGTGTGGCTTGTATTGGGTTTCCAATTGAGGAGTCGAAAAGAGGGAGCTTGGGGAAGTGCTCTAGAATGCTCAAGCGGCTGTTGAATGATTTGGAGGTTCGACAGGTGATGAAATCCGAAAAATTTTGTGAGGCAAATCAGCTGCCCCCCGATTATATTTGTGTTAATGGACAGCCTCTTTGTCATGAGGAGCTGGTTCTATTACAAACCTGCCCTAATCCGCCGAAGAAATTAAAACCAGGAAACTATTGGTATGATAAAGTTTCTGGTCTTTGGGGAAAGGTGAATATGGTTTACTTagatttgttttgttgtttcttGTTGTTTCCTCAGTGTGCTAACACCCTTGTGAAATTTCGTGGTGTTGTCGAATTCTAACAGGAAGGGCAGAAGCCTTCTAAGATCATTAGTCCCCATCTCAGTGTTGGGGGTCCCATCAAGGCAAATGCTAGCAATGGGAACACACAGGTTTACATAAATGGCCGGGAAATTACCAAAGTTGAGCTTCGGATGTTGCAGGTTGGATGGACTTGCTAGGCATATGAAATTGTTGCTGCAGGTTGCAACTGGTTAATATGCAGGGTTCATTAACACCTTTTGTTGAACATTGCAGTTGGCTGGGGTTCAATGTGCTGGTAACCCACATTTTTGGGTGAACGAAGATGGGTCATACCAAGAGGAGGGCCAGAAAAATACTAAAGGATACATATGGGGCAAGGTATGGATTCCGAGAATACTTGCATTGTTATGTTTCGTTTGCTTGTTTAAGTTTTCATGTATATTAAACTACTATTAATCACTTCTTCAGGCTGGAACAAAGCTTGTCTGTGCTGCCTTGTCACTACCAGTCCCTTCTAAATCTTCAACTCCTTGTGGAAAATCCTTCAACTATGTGGGTAGTAGGGTTGTCCCTGATTACATTGAGCGGAGAATTCTTCAGAAGATTCTTTTAGTTGGATGTAATGGTTCTGGAACAAGTACTATATTTAAacaggtgattgattttatctgaaattaattttccttcttatcgTTTCTATTCTGTTTATGCAAAGATGACTTATCAATAGTAAATTCGGAAGCTGAATGAACAATTGATGCCTCAAGTTTCAAGTTTCAAGAGATAGATCATATATCTGCATCAACCTATGTGTATCACATGTATGTAGGAACTAGAGGTCTGGTTCCTAATCATAATGATTTGTGGATGCTGTAATAGCAAAAACCTTGTTGGTGTATAATTAATTACATTTCTTGCTTGCTGCTTAAAGATCTAGTTTTTGTATTGACCTCAGATGAGAAAACAAGTTCTAGTTCAAGCTTTCTGCCTTATAAGTTATATGCAGTTGATATTGTTGAAGTGTACTTGCTAAAAATTGTATTGTTAATTTAAATGGGATTTTGAATTGATTTATTGCATGCATATAAGCACACTTACTAGAAAAGAATAGTCAATGAGTCTTTGAATTAAGATGGCTTGACTGGGATGGACTTCTTAGCCAACAAGTTTGTACCGAGTTTTCAGTTCTATGTCGTATCTGGTATTTCAGAATATAATTCTTATTCTCTGCCAAATATAAATCCTAACCATTCACATATGAATGTTTGTTCCAGGCCAAGATTCTATATAAAGCTGTCCCTTTCTTGGAGGATGAGCGTGAAAATATCAAATGTAAAATACAGAGTAATGTGTATGGTTATCTTGGTATACTTCTTGAGGGCCGTGAGCGTTTTGAAGAGGAATGTTTGGATGGGATGAGGAAGAAATGTTCTTCCAGTCAAACAGATGCCAATGGTATGAGTCTATATAGTTGTACAACTTTTTCCATATCTTCTTTGCTCGATACATGTGTGCATGTGCATAACCTCTGTTTATGTTGTTCAGAATGGGAAATTGAATTATATAGAGGAATGACACTAGATATCAATTTGTACAAGATATTTATATCAAACAAGTTACAAAAGTTATGTAGCACTTGGTATTTGACAGAAGATTATTAATTAATGTAACTTCTTACACTTCAGCTCTCCTTTTGCATTGATTGATTAGCTATGTGTATTATAATTACACTAGTCAGGTTGGTTAGTCTGCATCGTACTTGGAGAGGGTTTCATTGAGAATAACCATGTTGAAATTGATATATTGCTTAGAGAAATTGTGTGCTGGTTATCAACAGGGAACAATGACAAAACTCTTTACTCCGTTGGGCCGAGGCTGAAAGCGTTCTCTGATTGGCTTCTCAAGACTATGGTGTCAGGCAATCTGGAAGCCATTTTTCCAGCTGCTACTCGTGAATATGCACCATTAGTTGAGGAATTGTGGAATGATTCAGCCATTCAGGCCACATACAAGCGGAGAAGGGAATTGGAAATGCTACCTAGTGTTGCGACTTATTTCCTAGAGAGGGTAAGTTCTGTGTCCTCTGTTTAACTCTTGTAAATTGTTTGCATGATACTCAATACTGGTCGATAGTAATCATAGTACTATCTTTTGCTTAATCTAATGGACCCGGTCTTCATTCGCTTTTCAGGCTGTTGACATATTAAGAATAGACTACGAGCCCACAGATCTAGACATCCTATATGCTGAAGGTGTCACTTCATCTAATGGGCTTGCTTGTGTGGACTTCTCATTTCCCAACTCAGAATCTGAAGATACCATCAATACTAGTGATCAGCATGACTCTTTGCTTAGGTACGTTCACCTGTATATTGCACAATCAAGTGGATCGGAGCTGCTTATTAATATTAATCGTAATCGCTAAAGCTCACGTGCGGATAAGTGTGGTAAAAATTATGCAAGCAAATAGATTAGGTGCTTGGAAAACTCAAGTTATTAAAGCTAACAGTGTAACATAGATATATGCTGTTTGTTTCCTTGGTATTGTCGAACTTGAGTTGACGGCTAATTCTCAGTTTTACGGGTCACTGAGacatatttctttcttgctttcagGGGTTTGACTGGTGATTaacctttcttttatttcattgcTTTTTAGGTACCAACTTATTAGAGTAAATGCAAGAGGACTTGGAGAAAACTGTAAATGGTTAGAGATGTTTGAAGATGTTGGAATGGTCATATTCTGCGTGTCCTTGAGCGACTATGATCAGTTCTCTGCTGATGGGAATGGGTATTTCAACAACAAGATGTTGCTGGCCAGGAATTTCTTTGAAAGCATTGTTACTCATCCGACCTTCGAACAGATGGACTTCCTCTTGATTCTAAACAAGTTTGATTTATTTGAGGATAAGGTAGAACGGGTACCGTTAAATCAGTGTGAGTGGTTTGAAGATTTTCGTCCAGTGATGAGTCGTCATCGCTCGAGTAGCAACACGAGCAGCAACAACATTAACAGCAGCCCCTCATTGGGTCATTTAGGAGCTCACTACATTGCAGCAAAGTTCAAGAGGCTCTATTCTTCTCTAACCGGGAAGAAATTGTACGTTTCCGTGGTGAAGGGATTGCAGCCGGATAGTGTCGATGCAGCTCTTAAATATTCGAGGGAGATTTTAAAGTGGGATGAAGAGAGGGCCAATTTTGGCTTTGATTATTCGGTCTATAGCACCGAAGCAAGCTCCTTTTCAAATTGATGTCAAAACCGAAAAGGCTTGTAAATCCAGTTATAAATTTGTGTGACATTGATCAATTCCACTGTAAATATAATGGTTTGTATATGAGCAACAGAAAGATGGTTGCCTTTCACCTGCCCTGCAGCTTCAAGATTTTCAcgtgagaagaaaaagaagtgaTAAATAACCGATGCAGATGCGGGTTTGTTCTCCTCTTCGTTCATCCCCCGCCCTACATCTATCTAATACACAAATTGAAGTAAAACAATCCGTTACAGAATGGTTACAATTGAGTTTCTGTATGATCCCCAAAATTCTCCATGCCACGAAGGAGAAACCACCGAAGGCCAAGAAGGGGAAAAAACAAGGATCTATGATATACGGAATCTTGAGTCATCTACACAACTGTACCGAATCTGTTCTTACGCGctcaataatatatttttagcAGCCCAAGCCAACGTCATAATTTGTTGGGTCAACACGTTGATATTGCCTTGTGCACGGCGCTTGCACTCCCCAACCGATTTAGACCACTGCTTGGGAGCTGAGTCTAATGCATCTCCGGCATCTACCATGGTCTCCCGCTTATACTTATTTATAAGAAGGGCTTTGCGGATATAGCATGCCACACTGCAAATGATCGCACAAATGAATCAGGATAGATTCATTTTAATGGTGCAAGCAACAAACCCATGGTAACGTCAGCAGTTGGTTCCAGGTCCTTCCTCTTTACTTACTTGTGCAGGTGCAGGAACATAACCTAACTCGATCCAATTATTTAGTAGAATTTCGAGTCTATCCTGATTCCTCTACACAAGAACCACGCAAAAATGAGACAGTGATATTACAGTATCTTTCAGGACATTTCACTTCCTAGTCCTCTGAAAAAGGGTAATGATGCATATACACCTTAGTTAATGTTTGTAAATGGACGTGTTTAAGCCCTTGATATATTCCCGAAAGGTCAATGGCTGAGAAAAGCATGCTAAGAAAATGCACCGATCATCATaaccttcaaggcatcaaataaaTAGAAAAGTATAGTAATCATTAGTTCCAGATACACAAGTTGAAAGAGAACCTTTGGTTCTTCTCGAACAACATATTTAACAGTGCAGCAGGCCAAAGTCCAAGGTTATCAAAGCACAACCGTTTGAATCTGAAAATCATCCCAGCAGTCAAAatatgttctgttttaattttcaattatatGAAAGATAATTAGCAGGGACTTATTTGTAGGAAAGATCGTAGTCTATTGCAAAACTTCGATGAACAGAAGAATGATAATACAGAGGAAGAACACTGACTCAAAATGGAAGGTTTATAAAAGTAAGCCAGAGAAAGTGTTTCAGTTCTTACACCAGTCGCTAGATAGCAAGCCAAGCTTATTTGTTTTGCCATGTTCGCTTAGGATGCCAAAACCAACAAGTATTGAGGAAATGCGGGTGTCAACAACTCAACTTCAATGCTCAAAGTAAATAGCACTCATGTTGAAAATCGAACTCTCTATCAAATGAGAAAACAGTAAATCAGTGATGTACTGTAGCTCATAACATCACACTCTAAATCATAAGCACTCAATATTCACACTACTTTGAGACTAGAGGTTACTTTTGTTTCAAACACCAAAATACCTTTACTATAACAACTTCGACTGAAAAAATTTCTTTCCATGACACAAGTAGAAGCCTTACCTTCAAATTTGTATCAAAAGCAGATGCTAGACTAGCAGTGTAGATGCACCTACTCAACCGTCCAAAGTCCATCCTTCAAGATCCAATTAGAGCAAGTCTAGCATGCTCTTTAGCCTGATGGACCGGCGATTCTAATCACCCAATTGCCCCAGCAATTGGCTCCAGCCCATGCTGGCAATGGGGCTCTGGGGAGGCCCGATAGACAGGCCAAGCAGGAATCCATTGCCCGAGAGTATAAGGCCCAAGTGATGAATGGCTGACTTCAGGGTGAAGTCAGccacaatataaaattaataaaaataaaaatattaataaaacaatataaaataataataaaaaatgtaaaaaattattaaaaaaatgtaaaaaagtaaataaaaaaattcgaaaaaaaattaaaaattagggtaaaatacaaaaaaactaCCTTAACAACGTAAAAAGGATTATAATTTGCAAGGGCATTTTGGTACAAAAACAACTCAGATAATCTaaagaaaaaagacaaaaacCTGCGACTTCACAGGAGTTGAGGTCGAACGTGGTGTTGGAAGATGAACGTGGTGTTGTTTGAAATTGCGATTTCAGTTTTTGCCTTGGCAGATGAACCTGGTGGTGTTTGAAACTACTATGAGCAGTTGCCTTTGGTTTCTCTGTTTCTTCATTCAGGCAAAAATTGAATTGTTCGATTTCTcaggtatttttcttcactttctttctcttctctttggTATTTTTGGTGTTTAATTCTTTTTCCTATCGTGCGCTTTAATTTAAGCTTCCAAGGAACTCGATGCCGAGAAAGCCAATGGAGTGGTGGAGCAGAAACCGAACCAGCAACCGGTGATGAGGCCCTATTCTTTCCATGAAATCAACCTCAGATGGCAGCGTCATTGGGAGGAAATCGGACTTTTTCAAACCCCTGATGAAATTGATACCTCCAAGCCCAACTACTATCTTCTTGAATTTTCACAAACTCTATcccttttttgtttatttattttaaattgcaAATGCAAGTGGTTGTTTATGTAGAAAATACGAAGACACAgttaagggaattttaacgaaaagcacccggtactgttcactttaacgaaaaaccacatttttacactaaaaagtcaatcctggtactattcactttaccctttattttgtccttatcattaaaactcaaaattttcaacttattttcattagttttgttttttattaaataagtgATTGTTTGAGCAATTGGAGCCAGTATAATACCTTAAGTTGGAGCTAACTTTTCCAAAGCTTAACTTATTAATTAACTCGGGCCTGGTAAGCTGAAGCTATCGTAGCTTTGTGGAGAGTCCAACTTCAAATGGTAAATTTGAGGCAGATCCACACCTTATTGGGTTCCGGAATAGTAGGGTTTAGGGTAATGTCTTTTGCTTTAATAGTTTTAGTAATCCTTTTAATACTTTTTGTTTAAATTCAAAGTTGTAATACTCTGTTTGATTTCTTCTTCGCATAGGGAAGAAGGATCAATGAAATTGCAGACGCAGTGTTCCAATTAATCCAACCAGTTCCCTTCAGTTTtgcttttttcatttttcatacaAATAGATGGTTATGAATTTTAGGGCGTAAATCACTTTTAGAACAAATTCTTTtccaaaaattgaaatttttatttggttAGTAATGCATGTCTTCAATTTtcattctctctcaattttcaattttgatcacatatttgcatttaattaatttttttaataattttgatGTTCTTCTTGCAGCAAATGAACATCCTCTGGAATTTTTTTTGACATCATGTTGAATTGTCGGCCATGTTTCAAATGTGAGTGGGTTGCCTCATTTCATTTTGTgttgagatttttcagtgtgaccgtcacATGAAGCGGTACACCACGTGTTCTTATATacatggtgggatatgtgtgttaaaatgttaataatttacaaattaaaatttttcaccacttatataaaaacacgtggtgcaccatccgtgttcccgtcataattaaaaatttctccattttATGGTTTTAGTTCATAATCAACTAATTCACTAATTTAATTTCCTCTTCAATAAAGGAAGCATTTCCAAGCTTCCACCAAAGAAACTTGAGAAAAAAGCAACTATATATTAAATGACCTTGAAGACAATTTGTGATGTAAAAAAAACTTTTCGCACGCGCATAACTCTAGGTACTTTAATTGTTTCCTTTGGgttgtgctttaattaattttgtttgccttgggttgtgctttaattttgtttggCTTGGCTTCAGATTGTTGTATTGCATAATTTCAGTTTACTATCTACAATTAGAGTTAGTGAGATTACTCTCTGTGGTTCATCTTCTATTGATCTTTATGTCAGTAAACATTATGCCTTCAAACATTCGGACTTTTGATACaacagcttattttcaaagATGAATATGATAACGATCCCAAGTAGTGGAGAATTGATTGGGATTTCCCTCGTAATATctaattgggttttttttggtAATCAATTTTTCAGGGCTTCATTCTTTCCTGTATCTAATTGGGtttctttactttttcttttaataacTTTTCTGATCTTAATTCTTTACAGgtatgttttttctttcaacaaCTCCTCTGCAAATTGTTGAGTTCTTGAATGACTTCCATTATTGCTTTACAGGTACTCTTTGTTTCTTTGCAGATATATGATCATTTCAAGCCTTGCAAATTTTGTGGTGATACTATTCGGTAGGTTCttaaaaattttctttttgttcttcatttttctttcccCGAAAGGTGGTTCAATTACAGAAGTTGTGCATATAACTGTCAAAGCGGCTTTCGAAGAGAAAAAGACCATTCGGTAGCATATATAGAACAAAGGGTTAGTTCTGTCTGTTTTTCATATATTGAAATGCAACTGGGAAGTTATGATAAAAGGTTGTGGGAGTTTGAAACTAAATGAAACTGGTATGCAGTTTGAAAATTAAACGTTTGGTTATTCTTTCtccacttaatttttttttttgtctctccttttcttttcaattccTCTTTTTGTCACATACCGGCCTggacccccaccacatcccgggttcgactccaccgtagcatgatattgtccgcttaaGGCCCTGAtcacgccttcacggttttgtttctgggaactcacacgagaacttcccagtgggtcacccatcctgggattgctcttgtgcgaactcgcttaatttCAGAGTTcatacggaacccgaagccagtcagctcccaaaatgcctcgtgctagatagagatgtgaatatacatataaggcttacatgatcctcttccctgggcgatgtgggatgttacaatccacccccttaggagcccgacgtcctcgtcggcacacttctggccagggattggctctgataccaaattgtcacatcccggctcgggcccctaccacatcccgggcttgactccaccgtagcacgatattgtccattttgggcctcgaccacgccctcacgattttgtttctgggaactcacacgagaacttcccagtgagtcacctatcctgagattgctctcgcacgaactcgcttaacttcagagttcttaCAGAAcacgaagccagtgagctcccaaaaggcctcgtgctaagtagagatgataatatacatataaggcttacaggatcctctTCCATGGACGATGttagatgttacaatccaccccccttaggggcccgacatccttgtcggcacacttccggccagggattggctttgataccaaattgtcacatctcggcccgagcccccaccacatcccaggctcgactccaccgtagcacgatattgtcgtctttgggtcccgaccacgtcctcacagttttgtttatgagaactcacacgagaacttcccaataggtcacccatcctgagattgctctcgctcgaactcgcttaactttggagttcctacggatgtcgaagccagtgagctcccaaaaggcctcgtgctaggtagagatgagaatatacatataaggcttacaggatcctcttccctgggtgatgtgggatgttacaatccatcccccttaggggccgatgtccttgtcggcacacttctggccagagattggctttgataccaaattgtcacatctcggcctgagtccccaccacatcccgggctcgactccaccgtagcacgatattgtcgtctttgggtcccgaccacgtcctcacggttttgtttctgagaactcacacgagaacttcccaatgggtcacccatcctgagattgctctcgctcgaactcgcttaacttcggagttcctacggatgCCGAAGCCGGTGAGCtctcaaaatgcctcgtgctaggtagagatgagaatatacatataaggcttacaggatcctcttccctgggtgatgtggggtGTTACACTTTTTCTGAAAGTGgtgttttcaattatttgtaatgtttttttctttttttttttatagattttGTATTATTAAGAGAAATGCATCCAGAATTATAGGCATGTCAAGTGCAACATGGGAATGGAGTGAAGTTTAATTGTTtgtatttattatttgtttttgggtaaattacaaaaaactacctcaactattggggtCAAGATAgtatcatacctcatcttttaaaattgacaatgtcataccgaACCTTTAGAATTTGGTCCAATGTTTTACCTCCATTAGCTTGT
Above is a window of Malus sylvestris chromosome 15, drMalSylv7.2, whole genome shotgun sequence DNA encoding:
- the LOC126603995 gene encoding extra-large guanine nucleotide-binding protein 1-like, whose amino-acid sequence is MPSGADDGAQYSFAIEYKGPAVSYDLPRAVPINVDRIPVAAVVGGVALPEKLTLPVVQPVLAPATFSKELKASNSTVSPTSVFDRGSEDYTKELEGSESTVSRTSVIGFEETGVESVAGCALSGELSSSGPSEFSNGLNNRSGEFSDVIGDGKESVDFNSDSNRPEPELDWVSTESVLSLDYPSSRVSSSKALDYDARRPPVVTFRDIESDDGADEDEAEVVQAKREPQSKGKKKACYRCLKGTRFTEKEVCIVCDAKYCSSCVLRAMGSMPEGRKCVACIGFPIEESKRGSLGKCSRMLKRLLNDLEVRQVMKSEKFCEANQLPPDYICVNGQPLCHEELVLLQTCPNPPKKLKPGNYWYDKVSGLWGKEGQKPSKIISPHLSVGGPIKANASNGNTQVYINGREITKVELRMLQLAGVQCAGNPHFWVNEDGSYQEEGQKNTKGYIWGKAGTKLVCAALSLPVPSKSSTPCGKSFNYVGSRVVPDYIERRILQKILLVGCNGSGTSTIFKQAKILYKAVPFLEDERENIKCKIQSNVYGYLGILLEGRERFEEECLDGMRKKCSSSQTDANGNNDKTLYSVGPRLKAFSDWLLKTMVSGNLEAIFPAATREYAPLVEELWNDSAIQATYKRRRELEMLPSVATYFLERAVDILRIDYEPTDLDILYAEGVTSSNGLACVDFSFPNSESEDTINTSDQHDSLLRYQLIRVNARGLGENCKWLEMFEDVGMVIFCVSLSDYDQFSADGNGYFNNKMLLARNFFESIVTHPTFEQMDFLLILNKFDLFEDKVERVPLNQCEWFEDFRPVMSRHRSSSNTSSNNINSSPSLGHLGAHYIAAKFKRLYSSLTGKKLYVSVVKGLQPDSVDAALKYSREILKWDEERANFGFDYSVYSTEASSFSN